Proteins co-encoded in one Longimicrobium sp. genomic window:
- a CDS encoding Fe-Mn family superoxide dismutase — protein AVNHFSNGWAWLVLDRGSLRVTSLHDADTPIVHEGMVPLFTLDVWEHAYYIDYRNERPRFAETVLSSIVNWDFVAENLDGRGFDRANQEGAGTRQAELTS, from the coding sequence AGCGGTCAACCATTTCTCCAACGGCTGGGCGTGGCTGGTGCTCGACCGCGGGAGCCTGCGCGTCACCTCGCTGCACGACGCCGACACGCCGATCGTCCATGAAGGGATGGTGCCTTTGTTCACGCTCGATGTGTGGGAGCATGCCTATTACATCGACTATCGCAACGAGCGCCCGCGCTTCGCCGAGACGGTGCTCTCCAGCATCGTCAACTGGGACTTCGTCGCCGAGAACCTCGACGGCCGCGGGTTCGACCGCGCCAACCAGGAGGGCGCGGGCACCCGCCAGGCGGAGCTGACCAGCTAA